The following coding sequences are from one Mycolicibacterium aichiense window:
- a CDS encoding MarR family winged helix-turn-helix transcriptional regulator, with the protein MGGGHDEPLGYLMHRVASALRAEVSATALEPASLSFPQYICMRILSRFPDRSNAELARDTGVSPQAMNMVLRSLEERGLVTRPDTVTSGRSLPAKLTRAGAELLSSTETGVRAAEQRLMAGLSAEQRREFRNILAALGAPD; encoded by the coding sequence ATGGGTGGAGGCCACGATGAGCCGCTGGGCTATCTGATGCACCGGGTGGCCTCGGCGCTGCGCGCCGAAGTGAGCGCCACCGCGCTGGAACCTGCCAGCCTGTCGTTCCCCCAGTACATCTGCATGCGAATTCTGTCGCGCTTCCCCGACCGCTCGAACGCCGAACTGGCCCGCGACACCGGCGTCTCGCCACAGGCGATGAACATGGTGCTGCGTAGCCTCGAAGAACGCGGGCTGGTCACCCGCCCCGACACCGTGACCTCGGGCCGGTCGCTGCCGGCGAAGCTGACCCGCGCCGGTGCGGAGCTGTTGAGCAGCACCGAGACGGGTGTGCGAGCCGCCGAGCAGCGGCTGATGGCGGGCCTGTCCGCCGAGCAGCGGCGAGAATTCCGTAACATTCTCGCCGCCCTCGGTGCCCCGGACTAA
- a CDS encoding class I SAM-dependent methyltransferase, whose translation MSTEDLFDSAYRQSAPEFAGFRPPWSIDEPQPEIAALIDQGKFHGDVLDAGCGEAAVSIHLAERGFTTVGLDLSPAAIELARAEAAKRGLHNASFEVADISDFGGYDGRFGTIVDSTLFHSMPVELRDGYQRSIVRAAAPGASYFVLVFDAATMPANGPAHPVTADELRAAVEPYWVIDEIRPARIHANVPEQMAHMVEFAGGDLREEAKGRKSMAAWLLSAHLG comes from the coding sequence ATGAGCACAGAGGATCTTTTTGATTCGGCCTACCGTCAGTCGGCTCCGGAGTTCGCGGGCTTTCGTCCGCCATGGAGCATCGACGAGCCGCAGCCCGAAATCGCGGCACTCATCGACCAGGGCAAGTTCCACGGCGATGTCCTCGACGCCGGCTGCGGGGAGGCGGCCGTCTCGATCCACCTCGCCGAGCGCGGGTTCACCACTGTCGGCCTGGACCTGTCGCCCGCGGCCATCGAGCTGGCCCGGGCGGAGGCGGCCAAGCGCGGCCTACACAACGCGAGTTTCGAGGTCGCCGACATCAGCGACTTCGGCGGCTACGACGGCAGATTTGGCACCATCGTCGACTCGACGCTGTTCCACTCGATGCCGGTGGAGTTGCGCGACGGGTATCAGCGCTCGATCGTGCGTGCGGCCGCACCGGGGGCGTCCTACTTCGTCCTGGTCTTCGATGCCGCAACGATGCCAGCCAACGGGCCCGCGCATCCCGTGACCGCTGACGAGTTGCGCGCTGCGGTCGAGCCGTACTGGGTGATCGACGAGATCCGGCCGGCCCGTATTCACGCGAACGTGCCGGAGCAGATGGCACACATGGTGGAGTTCGCCGGTGGTGACCTGCGCGAGGAGGCCAAGGGCCGCAAGTCGATGGCGGCCTGGCTGCTCTCGGCGCACCTCGGGTGA